In the genome of Salinispirillum sp. LH 10-3-1, one region contains:
- a CDS encoding DUF4032 domain-containing protein: MKFQIASPSHYFTDLELPWSKHLTEWPDELFVPVARGIHRNVVRFVPRGDKVYALKELAQHIAEKEYRLLRELGELGLPVVEPICVVTERDKTLSGRAKPNDGMDMTGRALLITEYLDGALPYRVIIERGTTEKRLHHMLDALAELLVRLHLSGFYWGDCSLSNALFRRDAGQLAAYLVDAETGELLPELSLGRRQYDLEVAFTNLAGDLMDIEALLNGLPGGLDPVELAESLVARYNTLWDELTSEQIFARDEQYLVEQRIQRLNNMGFDVEEIQLESVEEGQRMRMRAKVVEPWHHKRILATLTGLRVEENQARRLLNDLNRYRAWWSGEAGREVPESLAAYRWLTEIFQPAIDALPDELRGELDDAELYHEILEHRWFISESSKTDVGLSAAVQSYIDNVLRQRSGTDMTDTTLFQESR, from the coding sequence ATGAAATTTCAGATTGCCTCACCATCGCACTACTTTACGGATTTGGAGCTCCCTTGGAGTAAACACCTCACCGAATGGCCGGATGAGTTGTTTGTGCCAGTGGCGCGAGGCATTCATCGCAATGTGGTGCGCTTTGTACCGCGTGGCGACAAAGTCTATGCGTTAAAGGAGCTGGCGCAGCACATCGCGGAGAAAGAGTACCGTTTGCTGCGTGAGCTGGGGGAGTTGGGTTTGCCCGTGGTAGAGCCGATCTGTGTGGTGACCGAGCGCGACAAAACGCTGTCGGGCCGCGCCAAGCCAAACGATGGCATGGACATGACCGGGCGCGCCTTGTTGATCACCGAATACTTGGACGGAGCTCTGCCGTATCGGGTCATTATTGAGCGGGGCACGACGGAAAAGCGTCTGCATCATATGCTGGATGCACTGGCTGAGTTGTTAGTCAGGTTACATTTATCCGGTTTTTACTGGGGCGATTGCTCCTTATCGAACGCTCTGTTCCGCCGCGATGCGGGCCAGTTGGCAGCCTACTTGGTCGATGCAGAGACTGGTGAATTGCTGCCCGAGCTGAGCCTAGGCCGACGCCAGTACGATCTTGAAGTCGCCTTCACCAATTTGGCCGGTGACCTGATGGACATTGAGGCGCTGCTCAATGGCTTGCCGGGCGGGCTGGACCCGGTGGAGTTGGCTGAGTCGCTGGTGGCACGGTACAACACGCTGTGGGATGAGCTGACGTCGGAACAAATTTTTGCGCGCGATGAACAATATTTGGTTGAACAGCGTATCCAACGCCTGAATAACATGGGCTTTGATGTTGAAGAGATTCAATTGGAGTCGGTAGAAGAAGGGCAGCGCATGCGGATGCGCGCTAAGGTCGTGGAGCCGTGGCACCATAAGCGCATTTTAGCGACCTTGACGGGCTTGCGTGTAGAAGAGAATCAGGCGCGTCGGTTGTTGAATGATTTGAATCGCTATCGCGCGTGGTGGTCGGGTGAAGCAGGGCGGGAAGTGCCCGAATCGCTGGCGGCCTACCGTTGGCTCACCGAGATCTTTCAGCCGGCCATTGATGCCTTGCCCGACGAGTTACGCGGCGAATTGGACGACGCCGAGCTTTATCACGAGATTCTGGAACACCGCTGGTTCATCTCGGAAAGCTCCAAAACGGACGTCGGACTAAGTGCCGCAGTGCAATCGTACATCGACAATGTGCTGCGTCAGCGCTCCGGTACGGATATGACGGACACCACTTTGTTTCAAGAAAGTCGCTAA
- a CDS encoding ABC transporter permease, translating to MIRIPYLIAFNAIVYKEVKRFMRIWQQTLLPPAMTMVLYFVIFGNLIGSRIGEMGGYDYMSFIVPGLIMMSIITTSYGNVSSSFFSNKFQRSVEEILVAPVPNYVILAGFVAGGMARGIMVGIIVTLLSLAFTSLAVHNLFVVVSVIIMTSILFSVGGFINAMFATKFDDIAIVPTFILTPLTYLGGVFYSIDLLPEFWQWVSKFNPILYMVNAFRYGVLGVSDIDVWIAFTMVVVFTVLLVTWAMWLLGRGKGLKS from the coding sequence GTGATTCGTATACCCTACCTGATTGCCTTTAACGCCATCGTTTATAAAGAAGTGAAGCGCTTCATGCGCATCTGGCAACAGACGTTGTTGCCTCCTGCCATGACCATGGTGCTGTATTTTGTTATTTTCGGGAACTTGATCGGCAGCCGCATTGGCGAGATGGGCGGCTACGACTACATGTCCTTCATCGTGCCAGGGTTGATCATGATGTCGATCATCACCACGTCTTACGGCAACGTCAGCTCGTCGTTTTTCAGCAACAAGTTCCAACGCAGTGTGGAAGAGATCCTAGTCGCTCCCGTACCTAACTACGTCATTCTGGCCGGGTTTGTCGCCGGGGGGATGGCGCGCGGTATTATGGTGGGTATCATTGTTACGTTGCTGTCGTTGGCCTTCACCAGTTTGGCGGTACACAACCTGTTTGTGGTGGTCAGTGTGATCATCATGACCTCCATTCTGTTTTCAGTGGGTGGTTTTATTAACGCTATGTTCGCCACCAAGTTTGACGACATTGCCATTGTGCCCACCTTCATACTGACGCCGCTGACCTATCTGGGTGGGGTCTTCTACTCCATAGATCTGTTACCGGAGTTTTGGCAATGGGTGAGTAAGTTCAATCCCATCTTGTATATGGTCAATGCCTTCCGTTACGGCGTTCTGGGTGTGAGTGATATTGATGTGTGGATTGCCTTCACCATGGTGGTGGTGTTCACGGTGTTGTTAGTGACCTGGGCGATGTGGTTGCTGGGTCGAGGTAAGGGGTTGAAGAGCTGA
- a CDS encoding ABC transporter ATP-binding protein, which produces MTNALEIRGLTKVYGNGFEALKGIDLSVKSGDFFALLGPNGAGKSTTLGIVSALVNKTAGSVHVCGIDQDAAPEEVKKKLGVVPQEFNFNTFEKVWDILMQQAGYYGMPRALAKKNVEKYLRQLELWDKRDVQGRMLSGGMKRRLMIARALIHEPELLILDEPTAGVDIEIRRTMWEFLRRINAEGTTIILTTHYLEEAESLCRNIAIINRGEIIANTTVKDLLRQMNKASFVAELGSTLNGVELPDQFGLMQTDDHTLEFQILRSESLNQVFALFEQAGIQVNSVRPKTNRLEELFVDIVQGDAL; this is translated from the coding sequence ATGACAAACGCATTAGAGATTCGTGGACTCACCAAAGTCTACGGGAACGGTTTTGAAGCCTTGAAGGGCATTGATCTGTCGGTGAAATCCGGCGACTTCTTTGCTTTGCTGGGCCCCAATGGGGCGGGTAAATCCACTACGCTGGGCATTGTGTCAGCCTTGGTGAATAAAACCGCAGGCAGCGTCCATGTGTGTGGTATTGATCAGGATGCAGCACCGGAAGAGGTCAAGAAGAAACTCGGTGTGGTTCCGCAGGAGTTCAACTTCAACACCTTTGAGAAGGTGTGGGACATTCTGATGCAGCAGGCTGGTTACTACGGCATGCCGCGTGCTTTGGCCAAGAAGAATGTTGAAAAGTACCTGCGCCAACTCGAGCTGTGGGACAAGCGTGATGTGCAAGGGCGGATGCTGTCGGGTGGTATGAAACGCCGCCTGATGATTGCGCGGGCGTTGATCCACGAGCCGGAACTGTTGATTCTGGACGAACCAACAGCCGGGGTAGACATCGAGATCCGCCGCACCATGTGGGAGTTTCTGCGCCGCATCAACGCCGAAGGCACGACCATCATTCTGACCACGCACTATTTGGAAGAAGCAGAGAGTCTGTGTCGTAACATCGCCATCATTAATCGCGGTGAGATCATTGCCAACACCACAGTGAAAGACTTATTGCGCCAAATGAATAAGGCATCCTTTGTGGCTGAATTGGGCAGTACGCTTAATGGTGTTGAATTGCCCGATCAATTCGGTTTGATGCAAACCGATGACCATACTCTGGAATTTCAAATTTTGCGCAGTGAAAGCCTGAATCAAGTGTTTGCGTTGTTTGAGCAGGCAGGCATTCAAGTCAACAGCGTGCGTCCGAAAACCAATCGATTGGAAGAGCTGTTCGTCGATATCGTGCAAGGAGATGCCCTGTGA